One segment of Pseudomonas pohangensis DNA contains the following:
- a CDS encoding type I secretion system permease/ATPase, with protein sequence MEAQASSVPSSQDPRGQYDDPLLDSLLTLCELHQKSASRAMLTSGLPLPAQRLTAELLPRAAARAGLQGRLLRRRLEQIPAIALPALLLLGGGRCAILQGWLEDGRARLLLSESDGGTVEVERSTLAEDYAGEVFFAQPRHKYDLNSGELVPRTQSWFRDTLKRSRWLYVDAIAATFLVNLIGLFAPLFVMNVYDRVVPNQAFATLWMLAIGISGAYLFDLLLKSMRGLCLDLAGKKTDLMISATLFERIAGMSMRFRPKRVGSFAQNIHEFQTLRDFLSSLTLTTLIDLPFTLLILLVIGVLGGPLVWIPILAFPLALFCGWLLQKPLAETMERTMALAAERQSGMIETLAALDAVKVNNAESDRQYSWEQTIGTLSRLELRVRMLSSLALNLTQFVQQLAGVVMIVGGVYLISDGLLSMGGLIACYMLNGRALTPLGQLSGLLARYQHARVSMVSVNQMMDLPQERSAGERPLTRARLQGAIECRELSFNYPEQKNAALQGVNLLIRPGEKVGIIGRSGSGKSSLAKLLVGLYQPDSGSLLVDGVDVSQLDVSDLRHNIGYVAQDIQLFSGTLRDNLVSGARYVEDSLMLQAAELAGVHEFARVHPEGYEMQVGERGQQLSGGQRQNVALARALLLDPPILLLDEPTSAMDNTGEERLKQRLLPLIANKTLVLVTHRMSMLALVDRVVIIDKGRIIADGSKNSVMEALKKGQISVA encoded by the coding sequence GTGGAAGCACAAGCCAGTTCTGTTCCTTCTAGCCAGGACCCGCGCGGTCAGTACGATGACCCGTTGCTGGACAGTCTGTTGACGCTCTGTGAGTTGCACCAGAAGTCGGCCAGTCGAGCCATGTTGACCAGTGGGTTGCCGTTGCCGGCCCAGCGTCTGACGGCAGAACTGTTGCCGCGGGCGGCCGCCCGTGCTGGCTTGCAGGGGCGCTTGCTGCGCCGCCGGCTGGAGCAGATTCCGGCCATAGCCTTGCCGGCACTGCTGCTGCTCGGGGGCGGGCGCTGCGCCATATTGCAGGGCTGGCTTGAAGACGGCCGGGCGCGGCTGCTGCTCAGTGAGAGCGATGGCGGCACGGTCGAGGTTGAGCGCTCGACGCTGGCGGAAGACTATGCCGGCGAAGTGTTTTTTGCCCAGCCACGGCATAAATACGATCTCAACTCCGGCGAACTGGTGCCGCGCACCCAGTCCTGGTTTCGTGACACGCTCAAGCGCTCGCGCTGGTTGTATGTCGATGCGATAGCCGCGACCTTTCTGGTCAACCTGATCGGCCTGTTTGCTCCGCTGTTCGTAATGAATGTGTACGACCGGGTGGTACCCAATCAGGCATTTGCCACCCTGTGGATGCTGGCGATCGGGATTTCCGGGGCCTACCTGTTTGATCTGCTGCTCAAGAGCATGCGTGGCTTGTGTCTGGATCTGGCCGGCAAGAAAACCGACCTGATGATTTCGGCGACGCTGTTCGAGCGGATTGCCGGCATGTCGATGCGCTTCCGGCCCAAGCGGGTCGGCAGTTTCGCGCAGAACATCCATGAGTTTCAGACCCTGCGGGATTTCCTCTCCTCGCTGACCCTGACCACATTGATTGATTTGCCGTTCACCTTGCTGATCCTGCTGGTGATCGGTGTGCTGGGTGGTCCGCTGGTGTGGATACCGATTCTGGCCTTCCCGTTGGCGCTGTTTTGCGGCTGGCTGCTGCAGAAGCCGCTGGCGGAAACCATGGAGCGCACCATGGCGCTCGCTGCCGAGCGCCAGTCGGGGATGATCGAGACCCTGGCCGCGCTGGATGCGGTAAAAGTGAATAATGCGGAAAGCGATCGTCAGTACAGCTGGGAGCAGACCATCGGTACGCTCAGCCGCCTGGAGTTGCGTGTGCGCATGCTCTCCAGTCTGGCGTTGAACCTGACCCAGTTCGTCCAGCAACTGGCTGGCGTGGTGATGATCGTTGGCGGTGTCTACCTGATCAGTGACGGCCTGCTCAGCATGGGCGGCCTGATTGCCTGCTACATGCTCAACGGCCGCGCCCTGACACCTCTGGGGCAGTTGTCGGGGCTGCTTGCCCGCTATCAGCATGCGCGGGTGAGCATGGTCTCGGTCAACCAGATGATGGATCTGCCGCAGGAACGCAGTGCCGGGGAGCGCCCGCTCACCCGCGCCCGTTTGCAGGGCGCGATCGAATGCCGCGAGCTGAGCTTCAATTATCCCGAACAGAAAAATGCCGCTTTGCAGGGCGTCAACCTGCTGATCCGGCCGGGCGAGAAGGTTGGCATCATTGGCCGCAGCGGCTCGGGCAAGAGCTCGCTGGCCAAGCTGCTGGTCGGGCTTTACCAGCCCGACTCGGGCAGTTTGCTGGTTGACGGAGTGGACGTCAGTCAGCTGGATGTCAGCGACCTGCGCCACAACATCGGCTATGTCGCCCAGGATATCCAGCTATTCAGCGGCACCCTGCGCGACAACCTGGTTTCCGGGGCGCGCTATGTGGAGGACAGCCTGATGCTGCAGGCCGCCGAGCTGGCGGGTGTACATGAGTTTGCGCGGGTGCATCCCGAGGGTTACGAGATGCAGGTCGGCGAGCGTGGCCAGCAGCTCTCCGGTGGCCAGCGCCAGAACGTTGCGCTGGCCCGGGCGCTGTTGCTCGACCCGCCGATACTGCTGCTCGACGAGCCGACCAGCGCGATGGACAACACCGGTGAAGAGCGGCTCAAGCAGCGCCTGCTGCCACTGATTGCCAACAAGACCCTGGTGCTGGTCACCCACAGAATGTCCATGCTGGCGCTGGTCGATCGGGTGGTGATCATCGACAAGGGACGCATCATTGCCGACGGGTCCAAGAACAGTGTCATGGAAGCTTTGAAAAAGGGGCAGATCAGTGTTGCTTAA
- a CDS encoding HlyD family type I secretion periplasmic adaptor subunit — MLLKQGPRGWLTAVRAYFNGTGSHSDEPLPEVRKALFEDAPKVVRLTIWSLVGFFLFAVLWAHYAQVDEVTRGEGKAIPSSKLQKVQNLEGGIVEELFVHEGQVVNVGDPLIRLDDTRFSSNVGETEADRLGLMLRVQRLTAESAGRPLEYSDAIKEVSPELVSNEQALFESRYQQLEDEVAGLKEQLIQRRQELRELRSKQEQYRSSLVLLRKEIGMSEPLVATGAISQVEILRLKRAEVESRGMLDSTSLAIPRAESAITEVERKIDETRGRFRSEALAQRNEAQTELNKLTATGKALKDRVQRTLVTSPVRGIVKQLLVNTIGGIVQPGSDLVEIVPLDDTLLVEARIRPQDIAFLHPGQEAMVKFTAYDFTIYGGLPAKLEQIGADTITDDKGNSFYLIKLRTDKSYLGPADHPLLIIPGMVASVDIITGKKSVLSYLLKPILRARAEALRER, encoded by the coding sequence GTGTTGCTTAAGCAGGGGCCGAGAGGCTGGCTGACGGCTGTCAGGGCGTACTTCAACGGCACCGGCAGTCATTCCGATGAGCCATTGCCGGAAGTGCGCAAGGCACTGTTTGAAGACGCGCCGAAAGTGGTGCGCCTGACCATCTGGTCGCTGGTCGGCTTCTTCCTGTTCGCGGTGCTGTGGGCGCACTACGCCCAGGTTGACGAAGTCACCCGTGGCGAGGGCAAGGCTATCCCTTCCTCCAAGTTGCAGAAAGTGCAGAACCTTGAGGGCGGGATTGTCGAGGAGCTGTTCGTGCATGAGGGGCAGGTGGTGAATGTCGGTGATCCGCTGATTCGCCTGGATGACACGCGCTTTTCCTCGAATGTCGGTGAAACCGAAGCCGATCGCCTGGGCCTGATGCTGCGCGTACAGCGTCTGACCGCCGAAAGTGCTGGCCGGCCGCTGGAATATTCGGATGCCATCAAGGAGGTTTCGCCGGAGCTGGTGAGCAATGAGCAGGCCTTGTTCGAGAGCCGGTATCAGCAGCTCGAGGATGAAGTGGCTGGCCTGAAAGAACAGCTGATCCAGCGCCGCCAGGAATTGCGCGAGTTGCGTTCCAAGCAGGAGCAGTACCGTTCCAGCCTGGTGTTGCTGCGCAAGGAAATCGGCATGTCCGAACCGCTGGTGGCCACCGGCGCGATTTCGCAGGTGGAAATCCTGCGGCTCAAGCGCGCCGAAGTGGAAAGCCGCGGCATGCTGGACTCCACCAGTCTGGCAATCCCGCGCGCCGAATCGGCGATCACCGAAGTCGAGCGCAAGATCGACGAGACCCGTGGACGCTTCCGCAGCGAGGCATTGGCGCAACGGAATGAAGCGCAAACCGAACTGAACAAGCTCACCGCCACTGGCAAGGCACTGAAAGACCGGGTGCAGCGCACTCTGGTCACTTCGCCGGTGCGCGGTATCGTCAAGCAGTTGCTGGTCAATACTATTGGCGGGATTGTCCAGCCGGGCAGTGATCTGGTGGAGATCGTGCCGCTGGATGACACCCTGCTGGTCGAGGCGCGCATTCGTCCCCAGGACATTGCGTTCCTGCATCCGGGGCAGGAGGCGATGGTCAAGTTCACCGCTTACGATTTCACCATCTATGGCGGTTTGCCGGCCAAGCTGGAGCAGATCGGCGCCGACACCATCACCGACGACAAGGGCAACAGCTTTTACCTGATCAAGTTGCGCACCGACAAAAGCTACCTGGGTCCGGCCGATCACCCCTTGCTGATCATTCCGGGCATGGTTGCTTCGGTAGACATCATCACCGGCAAGAAGAGCGTGCTCAGCTACCTGCTCAAGCCGATCCTGCGCGCCCGGGCCGAGGCACTGCGCGAGCGTTGA
- the mmsB gene encoding 3-hydroxyisobutyrate dehydrogenase, with translation MSKIAFIGLGHMGLPMACNLVKAGHEVSGFDLVPSALEQLVAAGGKASNSARDAIEGVQIVVSMLPASRHVEGLYLGDDGLLSYIQAGSLVLECSTIAPDAARKVHAAAAQMGIEMLDAPVSGGTAGAAAGTLTFMTGGAAATLEKAREILAAMGKNIFHAGPAGAGQVAKVCNNQLLAVHMLGTAEAMALGVANGLDPSALAEIMRQSSGGNWSLEKYNPWPGVMENAPASHDYSGGFATELMTKDLGLAQEAAQSTGSSTPMGSLALQLYRLMIKQGKGKLDFSAVQKLFVE, from the coding sequence ATGAGCAAGATCGCGTTTATCGGCCTCGGCCACATGGGCCTGCCAATGGCCTGCAATCTGGTCAAGGCCGGCCATGAGGTTAGCGGCTTTGATCTGGTGCCGAGCGCGCTCGAGCAACTGGTCGCGGCCGGCGGCAAGGCCAGCAACAGCGCCCGGGATGCCATCGAAGGCGTGCAGATTGTGGTGTCCATGTTGCCCGCCAGCCGCCACGTCGAAGGCCTGTATCTGGGCGACGACGGCCTGCTGTCCTATATCCAGGCCGGCAGTCTGGTACTCGAGTGCTCGACCATCGCCCCCGACGCCGCCCGCAAGGTGCACGCCGCAGCAGCGCAAATGGGTATCGAGATGCTCGACGCCCCCGTCTCCGGCGGCACCGCCGGTGCCGCTGCCGGCACCCTGACGTTCATGACCGGTGGCGCGGCAGCGACGCTGGAAAAGGCCCGCGAAATCCTCGCCGCGATGGGCAAGAACATCTTCCACGCCGGCCCGGCCGGTGCCGGACAGGTAGCCAAGGTGTGCAACAACCAGCTACTCGCGGTGCACATGCTCGGCACTGCCGAAGCCATGGCGCTCGGCGTGGCCAATGGTCTGGATCCGTCGGCCCTGGCCGAGATCATGCGCCAGAGCTCCGGCGGCAACTGGTCGCTGGAGAAATACAATCCGTGGCCCGGCGTCATGGAAAATGCCCCGGCGTCCCATGATTACAGCGGCGGTTTTGCTACCGAGCTGATGACCAAGGATCTGGGCCTGGCCCAGGAAGCCGCGCAGTCCACCGGCAGCAGCACGCCAATGGGTTCGCTGGCACTGCAGCTGTACCGCCTGATGATCAAACAGGGCAAAGGCAAGCTGGACTTCTCGGCGGTGCAGAAGCTGTTTGTCGAGTAA
- a CDS encoding enoyl-CoA hydratase/isomerase family protein, whose product MNVIFEELQGQHGARIGIATLDAAKSLNALTLGMIHALDAQLQAWATDPQIVCVLLRGNGPKAFCAGGDVIQLVEACRAHPGEVPPLAARFFADEYRLDHRIHTYPKPLLCWGHGYVMGGGMGLMQGAGVRIVTPSSKLSMPEISIGLFPDVGGSWFLSRLPGKLGLFLGLSAAQVNARDALDLGMADRCLGEDQQENLIDGLLQLNWQSQAAAQLNSLLRALEHEARELLPAAQLLPRRERIDALLDVTDAAGAWAALSSLQDDSDALFARAAKTLGKGCPLSAQLAWEQIARARYLSLAEVFRMEYAMSLNCCRNPEFPEGVRALLIDKDNSPHWHWPAIANIPQAVIDAHFNPSWEGAHPLADL is encoded by the coding sequence ATGAACGTGATTTTCGAAGAGCTGCAAGGGCAACACGGGGCACGCATCGGCATTGCCACACTGGATGCGGCCAAGAGCCTGAATGCCCTGACTCTGGGCATGATTCATGCGCTCGACGCACAACTGCAGGCCTGGGCGACTGACCCGCAAATCGTCTGCGTGCTGCTGCGCGGCAACGGGCCGAAAGCCTTCTGCGCCGGAGGCGACGTGATCCAGCTGGTCGAAGCCTGCCGTGCCCACCCGGGCGAGGTACCACCGCTGGCGGCACGCTTCTTCGCCGACGAATACCGCCTCGACCACCGCATCCACACCTACCCGAAACCTCTGCTCTGCTGGGGCCACGGCTACGTGATGGGCGGCGGCATGGGCCTGATGCAGGGCGCCGGCGTGCGCATCGTCACCCCGTCGAGCAAGTTGTCGATGCCGGAAATCAGCATCGGCCTGTTCCCCGATGTCGGTGGCAGCTGGTTCCTCTCGCGCCTGCCGGGCAAACTGGGCCTGTTCCTCGGCCTCAGCGCTGCCCAGGTCAATGCCCGCGATGCGCTGGACCTGGGTATGGCCGATCGCTGTCTGGGCGAAGACCAGCAGGAAAACCTCATCGATGGCCTGCTGCAACTGAACTGGCAGAGTCAGGCCGCCGCGCAACTGAACAGCCTGCTGCGCGCGCTGGAACACGAAGCACGCGAGCTGTTACCCGCAGCGCAGTTGCTGCCCCGCCGGGAACGTATCGATGCGCTGCTCGATGTCACCGATGCCGCCGGCGCCTGGGCCGCCCTGAGCAGCCTGCAGGACGACAGCGATGCACTGTTTGCCCGCGCCGCCAAGACACTGGGCAAAGGCTGCCCGCTCTCGGCACAGCTGGCCTGGGAGCAGATCGCCCGCGCCCGTTACCTGTCGCTGGCCGAGGTATTCCGCATGGAATACGCCATGAGCCTGAACTGCTGCCGTAATCCGGAGTTTCCCGAAGGCGTGCGTGCCCTGCTGATCGACAAGGACAACAGCCCGCACTGGCACTGGCCAGCCATTGCGAATATTCCCCAGGCGGTGATTGACGCGCATTTCAACCCAAGCTGGGAAGGTGCGCATCCGCTGGCCGATTTGTGA
- a CDS encoding enoyl-CoA hydratase has translation MNTAMEVYKPGSFDLTHKLTVEKHGHTALVTINNPPANTWDRESLIGLKQLVEHLNRDDDIYALVITGQGQKFFSAGADLNLFADGDKARAQEMARRFGEAFEALRDFRGVSIAAINGYAMGGGLECALACDIRIAERQAQMALPEAAVGLLPCAGGTQNLSWLVGEGWAKRMILCGDRVDSETALRIGLVEQVVDSGEARGTALLLAAKVARQSPVSVRTIKPLIQGARERSPNSWLPEERERFVQLFDAQDTREGVNAFLEKRDPQWHNK, from the coding sequence ATGAACACCGCCATGGAAGTCTACAAACCCGGCAGTTTCGACCTGACCCACAAGCTGACCGTGGAAAAGCACGGCCACACGGCCCTGGTGACCATCAATAACCCGCCAGCCAACACCTGGGATCGCGAATCGCTGATCGGCCTCAAGCAATTGGTCGAACACCTCAACCGCGACGACGACATCTACGCGCTGGTGATCACTGGCCAGGGGCAGAAGTTCTTCAGCGCCGGCGCCGACCTCAACCTGTTTGCCGATGGCGACAAGGCCCGTGCCCAGGAAATGGCGCGACGCTTTGGTGAAGCCTTCGAGGCCCTGCGCGATTTCCGCGGCGTATCGATTGCCGCGATCAACGGCTACGCCATGGGTGGCGGACTGGAGTGCGCACTGGCCTGTGATATCCGCATCGCCGAGCGCCAGGCGCAGATGGCCCTGCCGGAAGCCGCAGTGGGCCTGCTGCCCTGCGCCGGTGGCACACAGAACCTGTCCTGGCTGGTCGGTGAAGGCTGGGCCAAGCGCATGATTCTCTGCGGCGACCGGGTGGATAGCGAAACCGCCCTGCGCATCGGGCTGGTCGAGCAGGTGGTGGATAGCGGCGAAGCCCGCGGCACCGCCCTGTTGCTGGCGGCCAAGGTGGCGCGGCAGAGCCCGGTGTCGGTACGCACCATCAAGCCGCTGATCCAGGGCGCCCGTGAACGCAGCCCGAACAGCTGGCTGCCGGAGGAGCGCGAGCGCTTCGTGCAACTGTTCGACGCCCAGGACACCCGCGAGGGAGTCAATGCCTTCCTCGAAAAACGCGACCCGCAGTGGCATAACAAGTAA
- a CDS encoding acyl-CoA dehydrogenase family protein encodes MDFELDEEQRLLVDSARAFAAAELAPHAADWDRDHHFPVDVIRRAAEQGFLGLYISEDDGGLGLSRLTSSLIFEQLAAGCVATTAFMTIHNMAANMLACFGDQALKDQWLPGLIGGEFLASYCLTEPDAGSDAGRLRTRARRDGDDYVLDGSKCFISGAGSTDVLIVMARTGEDGPKGISCFLVPGDTPGVKYGRNELKMGWCAQPTRTITFEGARIPASNRIGPEGQGFVYAMKGLDGGRLNIASCSLGAAQAALEQSLRYVEERKQFGKALAEFQALQFKLADMFTDLTASRQMVRLAAHKLDHQHAEATLYCAMAKRFATDHCFDLCNQALQLHGGYGYLNDYPLERWVRDSRVHQILEGTNEIMRVITARRLLEQGGMLDNLL; translated from the coding sequence ATGGACTTTGAACTCGACGAAGAACAACGCCTGCTGGTCGACAGCGCCCGCGCCTTTGCCGCCGCCGAACTGGCACCACACGCAGCCGACTGGGATCGTGATCATCACTTCCCGGTCGACGTGATCAGGCGCGCCGCCGAACAGGGCTTTCTCGGCCTGTACATCAGTGAAGACGACGGTGGTCTGGGCCTGTCGCGCCTGACCAGCTCGCTGATTTTCGAACAACTGGCTGCCGGTTGCGTGGCCACCACTGCGTTCATGACCATCCACAACATGGCCGCCAACATGCTCGCCTGCTTTGGCGACCAGGCGCTGAAAGACCAATGGCTGCCAGGCCTGATCGGCGGTGAGTTTCTCGCCTCCTACTGCCTCACCGAACCGGATGCCGGCTCCGATGCCGGCCGTCTGCGCACCCGCGCCCGCCGCGATGGCGACGACTATGTGCTGGATGGCAGCAAGTGCTTTATCTCCGGCGCCGGCAGTACCGACGTACTGATCGTCATGGCCCGCACCGGTGAAGACGGACCCAAGGGGATTTCCTGCTTCCTGGTGCCCGGCGACACCCCCGGGGTGAAATACGGCCGCAACGAACTGAAGATGGGCTGGTGTGCACAACCTACACGCACCATCACCTTTGAAGGCGCCCGCATCCCGGCCAGCAACCGCATCGGGCCGGAGGGCCAGGGCTTCGTCTACGCCATGAAGGGCCTGGACGGTGGCCGGCTGAATATCGCCAGCTGCTCGCTCGGTGCTGCCCAGGCCGCACTGGAGCAGAGCCTGCGCTATGTCGAGGAGCGCAAGCAATTCGGCAAGGCCCTGGCCGAGTTCCAGGCCCTGCAGTTCAAGCTGGCCGACATGTTCACTGACCTCACCGCCAGCCGCCAGATGGTACGCCTGGCCGCACACAAACTGGACCACCAGCACGCCGAGGCCACTCTCTATTGCGCCATGGCCAAACGCTTTGCCACCGACCACTGCTTCGACCTGTGCAACCAGGCCTTGCAACTGCATGGCGGCTACGGTTATTTAAACGACTACCCGCTGGAGCGCTGGGTACGCGACAGCCGCGTGCACCAGATACTTGAAGGCACCAACGAAATCATGCGGGTAATTACCGCACGCCGCCTGCTCGAACAGGGCGGCATGCTGGATAACCTGCTGTAA
- a CDS encoding CoA-acylating methylmalonate-semialdehyde dehydrogenase gives MTTQANTQGAVPTVKLLIGGEFVESKTTQWRDIVNPATQEVLARVPFATAEEMDAAVASAKQAFKTWKKTPIGARARIFLKYQQLIRENMKELAAILTAEQGKTLPDAEGDVFRGLEVVEHAANIGTLQMGEMANNVANGVDTYTLMQPIGVCAGITPFNFPAMIPLWMFPMAIACGNTFVLKPSEQDPMVTMRLVELAIEAGIPAGVLNVIHGGVDAVNLICDHPDIKAVSFVGSTKVGTHVYNRATQNGKRAQCMMGAKNHAIVMPDAPREQTLNNLLGASFGAAGQRCMALPVVIMVGEAREWLPELIEKAKTLKINAGVESGTDIGPVVSCSALERINGLIGKGVAEGASLDLDGRNPQVAGYNKGNFVGPTVFSGVTAEMTIYKEEIFGPVLCVMEAKDLDAAIDIVNANPNGNGTAIFTRSGAAARHFQEEIDVGQVGINVPIPVPVPLFSFSGSRGSKLGDLGPYGKQVILFYTQAKTITQRWLDESEVGHVNTTISLK, from the coding sequence ATGACTACCCAAGCAAACACGCAAGGTGCCGTACCTACGGTAAAACTGCTGATCGGCGGTGAATTCGTCGAGTCAAAAACCACCCAATGGCGCGACATCGTCAACCCGGCGACCCAGGAAGTACTGGCCCGTGTGCCTTTCGCCACCGCCGAAGAAATGGACGCAGCCGTTGCCAGCGCCAAGCAAGCCTTCAAGACCTGGAAGAAAACCCCGATCGGCGCCCGCGCACGGATCTTCCTCAAGTACCAGCAACTGATTCGCGAGAACATGAAAGAGCTGGCCGCCATTCTCACCGCCGAACAGGGCAAGACCCTGCCGGATGCCGAGGGCGATGTATTCCGCGGTCTGGAAGTGGTCGAACATGCGGCCAATATCGGCACCCTGCAAATGGGCGAGATGGCCAACAACGTGGCTAACGGTGTCGATACCTACACCCTGATGCAGCCGATCGGCGTGTGTGCCGGGATTACCCCGTTCAACTTCCCGGCGATGATTCCGCTGTGGATGTTCCCGATGGCTATCGCCTGCGGCAACACCTTCGTGCTCAAGCCGTCCGAGCAGGACCCGATGGTCACCATGCGTCTGGTCGAACTGGCCATCGAAGCCGGGATTCCGGCCGGCGTGCTCAACGTCATTCACGGCGGTGTCGACGCGGTCAACCTGATCTGCGATCACCCCGATATCAAGGCGGTGTCTTTTGTCGGTTCGACCAAGGTCGGCACCCACGTCTACAACCGCGCCACGCAGAACGGCAAGCGTGCGCAGTGCATGATGGGGGCGAAAAACCACGCCATCGTCATGCCCGACGCACCGCGCGAGCAAACCCTGAACAACCTGCTCGGTGCCTCCTTCGGCGCGGCTGGCCAGCGCTGCATGGCTCTGCCGGTGGTGATCATGGTCGGTGAAGCACGCGAGTGGCTGCCGGAGCTGATCGAGAAAGCCAAAACCCTGAAGATCAACGCCGGTGTCGAGTCCGGCACCGACATCGGTCCGGTGGTCTCCTGCTCGGCGCTGGAGCGCATCAACGGCCTGATCGGCAAAGGCGTGGCCGAAGGTGCCAGCCTCGATCTGGACGGGCGCAACCCGCAGGTTGCCGGCTACAACAAAGGCAACTTCGTCGGCCCTACCGTGTTCTCCGGGGTGACTGCCGAAATGACCATCTACAAGGAAGAAATCTTCGGCCCGGTGCTGTGCGTGATGGAGGCCAAGGACCTCGACGCCGCCATCGACATCGTCAACGCCAATCCGAACGGCAACGGCACCGCCATCTTCACCCGCTCCGGCGCGGCGGCGCGGCACTTCCAGGAAGAGATCGATGTCGGTCAGGTCGGTATCAACGTGCCGATTCCGGTACCGGTGCCGCTGTTCTCCTTCAGCGGTTCGCGCGGCTCCAAGCTCGGCGATCTGGGCCCTTACGGCAAGCAGGTGATCCTGTTCTATACCCAGGCCAAGACCATCACCCAGCGCTGGCTGGACGAAAGCGAAGTGGGCCACGTCAACACCACCATCAGCCTGAAGTAA